The following are encoded in a window of Flavobacteriales bacterium genomic DNA:
- a CDS encoding anhydro-N-acetylmuramic acid kinase: protein MATHRVLGVMSGSSLDGLDLALCCFQEDQGRWKHTIEDAVTVPFGGDTRGRLMNAMRADGLELARLHRDLGIRIGEASRDFLAGRHVDLIASHGHTIFHQPAEGLTLQAGCGAHIAALTGRPTACDFRTLDVALGGQGAPLVPMGELLLFPDHRAFLNIGGICNISMHIDGNMTGYDVCIGNQALNELAAEAGMPYDAQGALARTGRIMQDLLYQLDALPFHQQAPPRSLGREWFEASLAPLIRDRATPVADRLRTVVEHIAGRTSQALAHAKGPVLVTGGGAFNTFLTERIRALAAVTIEVPAPELVSFKEALVFALLGLLRWLGRPNTLASVTGAAHHSSGGALYMPN, encoded by the coding sequence ATGGCGACGCACCGGGTGCTGGGGGTGATGAGCGGCAGTTCGCTGGACGGGCTGGACCTGGCGTTGTGTTGTTTCCAGGAAGATCAGGGCCGGTGGAAGCATACCATCGAGGATGCCGTGACCGTGCCCTTCGGCGGTGACACACGAGGCCGACTGATGAACGCCATGCGGGCCGATGGGCTGGAACTGGCCCGCCTGCACCGCGATCTGGGCATCCGCATCGGCGAAGCGAGCCGTGACTTTCTTGCCGGACGCCATGTGGACCTGATCGCCTCGCATGGCCACACCATCTTCCACCAGCCTGCAGAAGGACTCACCCTCCAAGCTGGCTGTGGTGCGCACATCGCAGCCCTTACGGGCAGGCCGACAGCATGCGACTTCCGCACGTTGGACGTGGCCCTGGGTGGCCAGGGCGCGCCGCTGGTGCCCATGGGCGAGCTGTTGCTCTTCCCGGACCACCGGGCTTTCCTCAACATCGGCGGCATCTGCAACATCTCGATGCACATCGATGGAAATATGACCGGTTACGACGTCTGCATCGGCAACCAGGCATTGAATGAACTGGCCGCCGAAGCCGGCATGCCCTACGATGCCCAGGGAGCCCTGGCCCGGACAGGACGGATCATGCAAGACCTCCTGTACCAACTGGATGCCCTCCCCTTCCACCAACAGGCGCCGCCCCGCTCTTTGGGGCGTGAATGGTTCGAAGCATCCCTAGCGCCCTTGATCCGTGACCGTGCGACTCCTGTGGCGGACCGGTTGCGCACGGTGGTGGAGCACATCGCCGGGCGAACAAGCCAAGCGCTCGCCCATGCGAAAGGCCCCGTATTGGTCACTGGTGGTGGCGCGTTCAACACCTTCCTGACGGAGCGTATACGCGCCCTGGCCGCGGTCACCATCGAAGTACCGGCACCCGAGCTAGTCTCCTTCAAGGAAGCACTGGTCTTCGCCCTCCTTGGCCTGTTGCGCTGGCTGGGCCGCCCCAACACGCTGGCCAGCGTGACCGGAGCCGCCCATCACAGCAGTGGCGGGGCCTTGTACATGCCCAATTAA
- a CDS encoding MotA/TolQ/ExbB proton channel family protein, protein MNIPLLNQIQDNAEAARQALEQLNAPPVEPVIETISVWELIQNGGWYIMGPLALMSMLAVYLIIERSMAIRRALREDKDFMNKIRDYIHEGKIDSARNLCAQSTTPVSRMLDKGISRIGRPLKDIEVSIENAGKLEIYQLEKGLAILATISGAAPMIGFLGTVIGMIVTFHTMKISGAGVEIAQLSGGIMQAMVTTVAGLVIGIIAYISYNTLTARVNKVVQKMEASTMAFMEVLDSPVK, encoded by the coding sequence ATGAACATCCCGCTCCTCAACCAGATCCAGGACAACGCCGAAGCCGCTCGCCAGGCACTTGAACAGCTCAACGCACCGCCCGTGGAACCCGTGATCGAGACCATCTCGGTGTGGGAGCTGATCCAGAACGGCGGCTGGTACATCATGGGGCCGCTCGCCTTGATGTCCATGCTCGCCGTGTACCTCATCATCGAGCGTTCGATGGCCATCCGCCGTGCGTTGCGCGAGGACAAGGACTTCATGAACAAGATCCGCGATTACATCCACGAGGGCAAGATCGACAGCGCCCGCAACCTCTGCGCCCAGAGCACCACGCCGGTCTCGCGCATGCTGGACAAGGGCATCAGCCGCATCGGCAGGCCATTGAAGGACATCGAAGTGAGCATCGAGAACGCTGGCAAGCTGGAGATCTACCAGTTGGAAAAGGGTCTTGCCATCCTGGCCACCATATCCGGCGCCGCGCCCATGATCGGCTTCCTCGGCACGGTCATCGGCATGATCGTCACCTTCCACACCATGAAGATCAGCGGAGCCGGCGTGGAGATCGCCCAACTCAGTGGCGGCATCATGCAGGCCATGGTCACCACCGTGGCCGGTCTGGTCATCGGCATCATCGCCTACATCTCCTACAACACTCTCACCGCACGCGTGAACAAGGTGGTGCAGAAGATGGAGGCCAGCACCATGGCCTTCATGGAGGTGCTTGATTCACCCGTGAAATAG
- a CDS encoding amino acid dehydrogenase, with the protein MREALRRFEERAPEIVFEWNDAPSGARGWVVINSLRGGAAGGGTRMRKGLDRREVESLAKTMEVKFSVCGPPIGGAKSGIDFDPADPRKREVLDRWYKAVMPLLKTYYGTGGDMNVDELHDVIPITERYGLRHPQEGVVNGHIGTQEEVKMQAIAQLREGVSKVVDDLAYVPVPGKYAVADMITGWGVAESVRHHYRIKGIPIAGKRVIVQGWGNVAAAAGYYLSRQGAIITGIIDRHGGAIKPDGFRADEVRELFMDKDGNKLRSQDMLPFEDVDARIWDTGAEIFLPCAASRLVTRDQVDRMAANGLEAVSAGANVPFADQEIFYGPIAEHADGLAAVIPDFIANCGMARVFAYCMRPGAELTDKAIFQDVSDTIAKALEDVHGRNPSTTHLTRTAFEIQLERLG; encoded by the coding sequence ATGCGTGAAGCCCTGCGCCGCTTTGAGGAGCGTGCACCGGAGATCGTCTTTGAATGGAACGATGCGCCCTCCGGTGCGCGCGGCTGGGTGGTGATCAACAGTCTGCGCGGTGGAGCGGCCGGTGGCGGTACACGCATGCGCAAGGGCCTGGACCGCCGAGAAGTGGAAAGCCTGGCCAAGACCATGGAGGTGAAATTCAGTGTCTGTGGACCACCCATCGGAGGCGCCAAGAGTGGCATCGATTTCGACCCCGCCGACCCCCGCAAGCGCGAGGTGCTGGACCGCTGGTACAAGGCCGTGATGCCCCTGCTGAAGACCTATTACGGCACCGGCGGTGACATGAACGTGGACGAACTCCACGATGTGATCCCCATCACCGAGCGCTATGGTCTGCGCCACCCCCAGGAAGGCGTGGTCAATGGTCACATCGGCACGCAGGAGGAAGTGAAGATGCAGGCCATCGCACAATTGCGCGAAGGTGTGAGCAAAGTGGTGGACGACCTGGCGTACGTGCCGGTACCTGGCAAGTATGCCGTGGCGGACATGATCACCGGCTGGGGCGTGGCCGAAAGTGTACGCCATCATTACCGGATCAAGGGCATTCCCATCGCCGGAAAGCGCGTCATCGTGCAGGGCTGGGGAAACGTGGCCGCCGCCGCGGGCTATTACCTCAGCCGCCAGGGCGCGATCATCACGGGGATCATTGACCGGCATGGCGGGGCCATCAAGCCCGATGGCTTCCGCGCCGATGAGGTCCGGGAGCTCTTCATGGACAAGGATGGCAACAAGCTGCGGTCGCAGGACATGCTGCCCTTCGAGGATGTGGACGCGCGCATCTGGGATACCGGCGCGGAGATCTTCCTGCCTTGTGCCGCCAGCCGCTTGGTGACCCGGGACCAGGTGGACCGTATGGCGGCCAACGGTCTTGAGGCGGTCAGCGCCGGTGCCAATGTGCCCTTCGCCGATCAGGAGATCTTCTACGGCCCCATCGCCGAGCATGCCGATGGCCTCGCCGCGGTGATCCCCGACTTCATCGCCAACTGCGGCATGGCGCGTGTATTCGCCTATTGCATGCGGCCCGGCGCCGAACTCACCGACAAGGCCATTTTCCAGGACGTGAGCGATACCATCGCCAAGGCCCTGGAGGACGTCCATGGCCGTAACCCGTCAACCACCCATCTCACCCGAACGGCCTTCGAGATCCAACTGGAAAGGCTCGGCTGA